A genomic window from Punica granatum isolate Tunisia-2019 chromosome 2, ASM765513v2, whole genome shotgun sequence includes:
- the LOC116193808 gene encoding hexokinase-2-like isoform X2, with amino-acid sequence MGKKAAAVGVCVAAAAAGAAVLVKKQMKKSGKWARAMAIVREFQDKCDSSIGKLRHVADAMTAEMHAGLASEGGSKLKMIITYVDNLPNGDEEGLFYALDLGGTNFRVIRVHLGGKKDVIKQELEAVSIPPHLMTGSSHELFDFIAAELAKFVGGEDENSHPFPGRHRELGFTFSFPVRQKSIASGTLINWTKGFSIEDVVGEDVVGELTKAMERVGLDMHVATLVNDTVGTLAGGRYYNPDVIAAVVLGTGSNAAYVERANAIPKWHGPLPKSGEMVINMEWGNFWSSHLPLTEYDHVLDVESMNPGEQIFEKMISGMYLAEILRRVMLRMAEEAEFFGDMVPPKLKIPFILRTYHMYTMHDDTSADLKVVGNKLRDILEISNTSLEMRKAIVELCDTIATRGARLSAAGIYGILKKLGRDKVRDGEKQKSVIALDGGLFELYTKFRECMKNTLKELLGEEVSENVVIIHSNDGSGIGAALLAASHSQYLEVEES; translated from the exons ATGGGGAAGAAGGCGGCGGCGGTGGGGGTGTGcgtggcggcggcggcggccgGGGCAGCGGTCTTGGTGAAGAAGCAGATGAAGAAGTCTGGGAAGTGGGCCCGGGCCATGGCGATTGTGAGGGAGTTCCAGGACAAGTGCGACTCATCCATCGGGAAGCTCCGGCACGTGGCGGACGCCATGACCGCCGAGATGCACGCCGGCCTCGCATCCGAGGGTGGCAGCAAGCTCAAGATGATCATCACCTACGTTGACAATCTCCCCAATGG TGATGAGGAAGGACTGTTTTATGCTTTGGACCTTGGTGGCACAAACTTCCGTGTCATACGGGTGCATTTAGGAGGGAAAAAAGATGTTATCAAACAAGAACTTGAAGCAGTCTCGATTCCGCCACATTTGATGACTGGGTCTTCACAT GAATTGTTTGATTTTATTGCTGCAGAGCTCGCAAAATTTGTTGGTGGAGAAGATGAAAATTCCCATCCTTTCCCTGGCAGACACAGGGAGTTGGGCTTTACATTCTCTTTCCCAGTTAGGCAGAAATCCATAGCATCAGGAACCCTTATAAATTGGACCAAGGGCTTCTCAATAGAGGACGTG GTTGGAGAAGATGTGGTTGGTGAATTGACTAAAGCCATGGAAAGAGTTGGCCTTGATATGCATGTTGCAACATTG GTTAATGATACAGTTGGGACACTGGCAGGAGGTAGATACTATAACCCTGATGTCATTGCTGCTGTTGTATTGGGCACTGGCTCGAATGCAGCTTATGTTGAAAGAGCTAATGCTATTCCCAAATGGCACGGACCATTGCCAAAATCAGGAGAGATG GTTATCAATATGGAGTGGGGCAATTTCTGGTCATCACATCTCCCTCTTACGGAATATGATCATGTACTAGATGTCGAATCTATGAACCCAGGAGAGCAG ATTTTTGAGAAGATGATTTCAGGTATGTATCTTGCGGAAATTCTGCGGAGAGTTATGTTGAGGATGGCTGAAGAAGCTGAATTTTTCGGTGATATGGTCCCACCAAAGCTGAAAATTCCATTCATACTAAG GACATATCACATGTACACAATGCATGACGACACGTCAGCAGACCTCAAGGTGGTGGGAAACAAACTAAGGGATATCTTGGAG ATAAGTAATACTTCCTTAGAGATGAGAAAAGCGATTGTTGAGCTCTGCGATACCATTGCGACCCGCGGGGCCCGATTATCTGCAGCAGGAATTTATGGCATCCTCAAGAAACTTGGGAGGGACAAGGTGAGGGATGGGGAGAAGCAGAAGTCAGTGATAGCTTTAGATGGAGGATTGTTCGAGCTTTATACAAAGTTCCGCGAGTGCATGAAGAATACCCTTAAGGAGCTGCTTGGAGAAGAAGTTTCGGAGAATGTTGTCATTATTCATTCAAATGATGGCTCTGGTATCGGAGCTGCCCTTCTTGCTGCTTCTCACTCTCAATACCTCGAGGTGGAAGAATCCTGA